Proteins encoded within one genomic window of Lysinibacillus sphaericus:
- a CDS encoding ABC transporter permease → MSNRVINILVPIISIIIGLIVGAIVMVVSGYDPIQGYSALWTGIFGDSYSIGNTIRQITPYILAGLAVAFAFRTGLFNIGVEGQLILGWLAAAWVGYAFELPKIIHLPLALLAAAAAGAFWAFIAGFLKAKFKVHEVIATIMLNYTALYIANAVIKKLSDGSFKTERVLESASLRSPFLRELTDNSSLHYGILIALLMVMVMWFILEKTTRGYELKAVGFNQHAAEYAGMSVNKNVILAMTISGMFAGLGGAMEALGTFQNASIKAGFTGIGFDGIAVALLGANTPLGVVFGASLFGSLKYGALNMPNAAGIPEEIVSIIIALIIFFVASGYVIRVGLQKLSKKKEGQ, encoded by the coding sequence ATGTCAAATCGTGTCATTAATATACTCGTTCCTATCATCTCAATCATTATCGGTTTAATTGTTGGTGCTATCGTAATGGTAGTCAGCGGCTATGACCCAATCCAAGGGTATAGTGCTCTTTGGACAGGTATTTTTGGAGATTCATATTCAATCGGGAACACAATTCGTCAAATAACACCGTATATTTTAGCAGGTCTAGCGGTAGCATTTGCTTTCCGTACTGGCTTATTCAACATCGGGGTTGAAGGTCAGTTAATTTTAGGTTGGCTTGCAGCAGCATGGGTTGGCTATGCTTTTGAACTACCAAAAATTATTCACTTGCCATTGGCATTACTTGCAGCAGCAGCAGCAGGTGCATTTTGGGCCTTTATTGCAGGTTTCTTAAAAGCGAAATTTAAAGTTCATGAAGTAATTGCGACAATTATGTTAAACTACACAGCGCTTTATATTGCGAACGCTGTTATAAAAAAATTGTCAGATGGTAGCTTTAAAACAGAACGTGTTCTTGAATCGGCTTCATTACGTTCTCCGTTTTTAAGAGAGCTAACAGACAACTCAAGTCTTCACTATGGGATTCTGATTGCACTTCTGATGGTAATGGTAATGTGGTTTATTTTAGAAAAAACAACGCGTGGTTATGAGTTAAAAGCAGTTGGTTTTAACCAACATGCGGCTGAATATGCTGGTATGAGTGTCAATAAAAACGTTATATTAGCTATGACGATTTCAGGTATGTTTGCTGGTCTTGGTGGTGCCATGGAGGCACTTGGTACTTTCCAAAATGCATCCATTAAAGCTGGCTTCACAGGGATTGGTTTTGATGGTATCGCTGTTGCCTTACTTGGGGCAAATACACCTCTTGGCGTAGTATTCGGGGCTTCTTTATTTGGCTCGTTAAAATATGGTGCGCTTAATATGCCGAATGCTGCAGGTATTCCAGAGGAAATCGTATCAATTATTATCGCCTTGATTATTTTCTTTGTAGCTTCAGGCTACGTTATTCGAGTAGGATTACAAAAGTTAAGTAAGAAAAAGGAGGGACAATAA
- the yfmF gene encoding EF-P 5-aminopentanol modification-associated protein YfmF — translation MFKTIPFAKGVNLHIRQTTQFKTVNFSIKWRRALTAKSASERTVLTNVLQHSNAKYTTTAAFRSFLDDLYGTVLYFDTSKRGNEHTVLMNVETVNDQYLANTSVLNDVLGIMHTAIFEPNLENGIFKESIVEREKKMVIQRIESIFDDKSRFAQMRLQEILRPNEPASISANGTVEDIQSITPASLVAAYESMLTTDKIDIYVAGDINEDELVAKLKKALPFKDRVPEEIPTVVPQKHPQNDYVREQQEMKQGKLHIGFSTPVRFGDADFAKMQIFNGVFGGYPHAKLFMNVREKESLAYYASSSYASHYGLLFVVSGIEAKNEEKALNLIKEQLVAIQAGNITDLELDQTKAMLTNQLKESLDSARGQIEIFDQYKDLPEEFSVEAWATKWQAVTKEDVVDMAKQVKLEAVYFLSGKEQTAQ, via the coding sequence ATGTTTAAAACAATACCTTTTGCAAAAGGTGTCAATTTGCATATCCGACAAACGACCCAATTTAAAACAGTAAATTTCTCGATAAAATGGAGAAGAGCATTAACAGCCAAAAGTGCGTCTGAACGTACGGTGTTAACCAATGTATTGCAACATAGCAATGCAAAATATACAACAACTGCTGCTTTTCGTAGTTTTTTAGATGACCTATACGGAACAGTGTTGTATTTTGATACATCAAAGCGTGGTAACGAGCATACGGTATTGATGAATGTTGAAACCGTAAACGATCAATATTTGGCGAATACAAGTGTATTAAACGATGTGCTAGGCATCATGCATACAGCAATTTTTGAGCCGAATTTAGAAAACGGTATATTTAAGGAATCCATTGTAGAACGCGAAAAGAAAATGGTCATTCAACGTATTGAATCTATTTTTGATGATAAGTCTCGCTTTGCACAGATGCGTCTTCAAGAAATTTTACGTCCAAATGAGCCTGCCTCTATTTCAGCAAATGGGACAGTGGAAGACATCCAAAGTATTACTCCAGCATCTTTAGTGGCAGCGTACGAATCAATGCTAACTACTGACAAAATCGATATTTATGTTGCAGGCGATATCAATGAAGATGAGCTTGTTGCAAAACTTAAAAAGGCACTGCCTTTTAAAGATCGTGTACCAGAAGAAATTCCAACTGTTGTGCCTCAGAAACACCCACAAAATGATTATGTACGCGAACAACAGGAAATGAAGCAAGGGAAACTGCATATTGGCTTTAGTACACCAGTGCGATTTGGTGATGCAGATTTTGCTAAAATGCAAATCTTTAATGGTGTTTTCGGTGGTTATCCACATGCCAAATTATTTATGAATGTTCGTGAAAAAGAAAGTTTGGCCTACTATGCTTCTAGCTCATATGCATCACATTATGGCTTATTATTTGTGGTGTCTGGCATTGAGGCGAAAAATGAAGAAAAAGCACTAAATTTGATTAAAGAACAACTTGTGGCAATACAAGCAGGGAATATTACCGATTTAGAATTAGACCAAACGAAAGCGATGCTGACAAATCAGTTAAAGGAATCGCTTGATTCTGCGCGTGGTCAAATTGAAATTTTTGACCAATACAAAGATTTACCAGAGGAATTTTCTGTCGAAGCTTGGGCAACGAAGTGGCAAGCTGTGACAAAAGAAGATGTTGTCGACATGGCGAAACAAGTGAAGTTAGAAGCGGTCTATTTCTTAAGTGGAAAGGAGCAAACCGCACAATGA
- a CDS encoding DUF3243 domain-containing protein, whose protein sequence is MTILENWQKWTSFLGQNVMQAESSGMPKKMIQQAAVQIGEYLATNIDPKNEQERVLSDLWGVASDDEKQALANCVVKLVQNKHVQ, encoded by the coding sequence ATGACCATTTTAGAAAACTGGCAAAAATGGACATCTTTTTTAGGACAAAATGTTATGCAGGCTGAATCAAGCGGTATGCCAAAGAAAATGATTCAACAAGCTGCTGTACAAATTGGCGAATATTTGGCGACAAATATCGACCCTAAAAATGAACAAGAACGAGTGCTGTCGGATTTATGGGGCGTTGCCTCTGATGATGAAAAGCAAGCGTTGGCGAATTGTGTCGTAAAACTTGTGCAAAATAAACATGTACAGTAA
- the ymfI gene encoding elongation factor P 5-aminopentanone reductase, with translation MKKFALIVGASGEIGRAICRSLAQDGWSLYVHYAHNKQMAQVLCDTLAGDFPAQEFMLVQGDFTNIQAAQKLASQVFSVQAIVFANGQAHYALLEDTTAEEMDALWRVHVQNPMQLTALLSSKLRTHDVSYVLFIGSIWGEAGSAGEALYATVKGAQHAFVKSYAKEAALSGIRVNAIAPGIINTSMNNHLSNEELQYILEDIPLGSVGHTTDVAEMVRFYLSGKANYVTGQIIRLNGGWYI, from the coding sequence ATGAAAAAATTTGCCCTAATAGTAGGTGCATCGGGTGAGATCGGTCGTGCTATTTGTCGAAGTTTGGCACAAGACGGCTGGTCTCTCTACGTGCATTATGCCCATAACAAGCAAATGGCACAAGTTTTATGTGATACGCTCGCAGGCGATTTTCCAGCGCAGGAATTTATGCTTGTACAAGGAGATTTTACAAATATACAAGCAGCGCAAAAATTGGCTTCACAAGTATTTAGTGTCCAAGCAATTGTTTTTGCGAACGGGCAAGCACATTATGCCTTGTTGGAGGATACAACAGCGGAGGAAATGGATGCATTATGGCGTGTTCATGTGCAAAACCCGATGCAATTAACAGCTTTATTATCTTCAAAACTACGTACTCATGATGTCAGTTATGTGCTTTTTATCGGTTCTATTTGGGGCGAAGCAGGATCTGCTGGAGAAGCACTTTACGCAACGGTAAAAGGTGCGCAGCATGCTTTTGTGAAGTCCTATGCCAAAGAGGCTGCATTATCTGGTATTCGTGTTAATGCAATTGCCCCAGGCATTATCAATACTTCGATGAATAATCATTTAAGTAATGAAGAACTACAGTACATTTTAGAAGATATTCCATTAGGTTCAGTCGGTCATACAACAGATGTAGCTGAAATGGTTCGTTTTTATCTGTCAGGAAAAGCAAATTATGTGACAGGACAAATAATTCGATTAAATGGTGGTTGGTACATATAA
- a CDS encoding BMP family lipoprotein, translated as MKKRKFGLVLSSVLAASAILGACGTKDEEKPAKDNASSGDNKTEETFSVAMVTDVGGVDDKSFNQSAWEGVQAYGKEHNLKKGEGGFDYLQSASDADYETNLNNLLRRNFDLVFGIGFMMADAVEAVAADNPDKHFALIDAEVKADNVVSILFKEQEGAFLAGVAAAKMSKTGKIGFVGGVDIPVINRFEAGFVEGAKAVNPDIEIQRNYTGAFDKADLGKIAANSMYSSGVDIIFHAAGATGNGVFSEAKERKAKDPKANVWVIGVDADQYDEGKVDDKTNVTLTSMLKGVNTAVVDFSNKAKNGEFPGGTTVVYGLAEDGVKLADSRGAIPADVQAVIDEYKEKIASGEIVVPEKVEK; from the coding sequence ATGAAAAAACGTAAATTTGGTTTAGTCTTATCATCAGTTTTAGCTGCAAGTGCAATTTTAGGTGCATGTGGTACGAAAGACGAAGAAAAACCTGCAAAAGACAATGCTTCATCAGGCGATAACAAGACAGAAGAAACTTTTTCAGTAGCAATGGTTACTGACGTTGGTGGCGTTGACGACAAATCATTCAACCAATCAGCATGGGAAGGTGTTCAAGCTTATGGTAAAGAACACAACCTGAAAAAAGGTGAGGGTGGTTTCGACTACTTACAATCAGCTTCTGATGCTGACTACGAAACGAACTTAAACAATTTACTACGTCGTAACTTCGACCTAGTATTTGGTATTGGTTTCATGATGGCTGATGCTGTTGAAGCGGTAGCTGCTGACAACCCAGACAAACACTTTGCATTAATCGATGCTGAAGTAAAAGCTGACAACGTTGTATCTATTCTTTTCAAAGAGCAAGAAGGTGCATTTTTAGCAGGTGTAGCGGCTGCTAAAATGTCTAAAACAGGTAAAATCGGCTTCGTGGGCGGCGTAGATATTCCAGTTATCAATCGTTTTGAAGCTGGTTTCGTTGAAGGTGCTAAAGCTGTTAACCCTGATATCGAAATTCAACGCAACTATACAGGTGCATTTGATAAAGCGGACCTTGGTAAAATTGCTGCTAACAGCATGTACTCTTCAGGCGTAGATATTATTTTCCACGCTGCTGGTGCAACTGGTAACGGTGTATTCTCTGAAGCAAAAGAGCGTAAAGCAAAAGACCCTAAGGCAAACGTATGGGTAATCGGTGTAGATGCTGACCAATATGATGAAGGTAAAGTAGATGATAAAACAAACGTTACTTTAACTTCTATGTTAAAAGGTGTTAACACAGCTGTAGTAGATTTCTCAAACAAAGCGAAAAACGGTGAATTCCCAGGCGGTACAACAGTTGTTTACGGTCTTGCTGAAGACGGTGTGAAACTGGCTGATTCTCGTGGTGCAATCCCAGCAGACGTACAAGCTGTTATTGACGAATATAAAGAAAAAATTGCTAGCGGTGAAATCGTAGTTCCAGAAAAAGTGGAAAAATAA
- a CDS encoding GntR family transcriptional regulator yields MTIKADHRHLYLQVIDRLKSDIETGVFKENEKLPSEFELSKSLGVSRATLREALRLLEEENVIVRRHGVGTFVNPKPLFTSGIEHLSSISSMIETAGMEPGSKFLKATENIPSDEDLKRFQCDGEDKILTIERVRTADGEPVVYCIDKLPASFLPTDFVDKKEVSLFSALEQSGKIHVAYAVTYIDPVGYHEQASPILNCGRETALLVLKQLHYDDNDQVVLYSKNYFRADKFSFHVVRKRV; encoded by the coding sequence GTGACTATTAAAGCAGATCATCGTCATCTCTATCTTCAAGTAATTGATCGTTTAAAGTCTGACATCGAGACGGGCGTTTTCAAAGAAAATGAAAAACTTCCATCAGAATTTGAATTATCGAAATCACTAGGAGTAAGTCGAGCAACACTTAGAGAGGCGCTTCGACTGTTGGAAGAGGAAAATGTGATTGTGCGTCGACATGGGGTTGGTACATTTGTCAATCCTAAGCCGTTGTTTACATCAGGCATCGAGCATTTATCCAGTATTTCTTCTATGATCGAAACAGCAGGTATGGAACCAGGGTCTAAGTTTTTAAAGGCAACTGAGAATATCCCTTCTGATGAAGATTTAAAACGCTTCCAATGTGATGGCGAAGATAAAATACTCACGATTGAACGCGTCAGAACAGCAGATGGTGAGCCAGTAGTTTATTGTATAGACAAACTACCAGCTAGCTTCCTGCCTACTGACTTTGTTGACAAAAAAGAAGTTTCCCTTTTCTCGGCACTTGAGCAATCGGGTAAAATTCATGTTGCCTATGCTGTAACGTATATTGATCCGGTTGGGTATCATGAACAAGCATCACCGATTTTAAATTGTGGTCGTGAAACAGCTCTTTTAGTATTGAAACAGCTCCATTACGATGACAATGATCAAGTAGTGCTGTATTCAAAAAATTATTTCCGAGCTGATAAATTCAGCTTCCATGTAGTACGTAAACGGGTGTAG
- the yfmH gene encoding EF-P 5-aminopentanol modification-associated protein YfmH, translating to MKTIEFKQLDETLYYEKLENGLDVYILPKKGFSKTFVTFTTKYGSVDRTFVPLGESQSITVPDGIAHFLEHKMFEKEDGDVFQKFSEYGASANAFTSFTRTAYLFSSTDNIYKSTETLLNFVQEPYFTEATVNKEKGIIGQEITMYDDQPDWRLYFGTIENMYHTHPVKIDIAGTIESIDGITADHLYTCYNTFYHPSNMLLFAIGAVEPEEMMAFIRENQGKKEFPEPTPIQRFFEEEPTDVAVKERTLHMDVQKPKVYMGLKAKDTNLSGREMLKHELSVQIALELIFGRTSSFYERVYDEGLIDESYAFDFTLEKGFGFALIGSDSTEPDALAKAIKAELEKYEKGAQFASADLERIKRKKIGFFLRALNSIEFIANQFTRYSFNDMNLFDVVPVLEELTIEDLTKAFASIQGESQQTVFKVLPTEKGA from the coding sequence ATGAAAACAATTGAATTCAAACAATTAGATGAAACACTTTACTATGAAAAACTAGAGAATGGTTTGGATGTCTATATTTTACCAAAAAAAGGATTCTCAAAAACATTTGTAACGTTCACAACGAAGTACGGTTCTGTTGACCGCACATTTGTACCGCTTGGAGAATCGCAAAGCATTACAGTACCGGATGGCATTGCCCACTTTTTAGAGCATAAGATGTTTGAAAAAGAAGATGGCGATGTGTTCCAAAAATTTAGCGAATATGGTGCTTCAGCCAATGCTTTTACTTCTTTCACACGGACTGCGTATTTATTTTCATCAACAGATAATATTTATAAAAGCACTGAAACTCTATTGAATTTTGTTCAAGAGCCATACTTTACAGAGGCTACGGTTAATAAAGAAAAAGGGATCATTGGTCAGGAAATTACAATGTATGATGACCAACCAGATTGGCGCCTATACTTTGGCACAATTGAAAATATGTATCATACTCACCCAGTGAAAATTGATATTGCGGGGACAATTGAATCAATTGACGGCATTACAGCTGACCATCTATATACGTGTTACAATACGTTTTATCATCCATCTAATATGCTATTATTTGCTATTGGTGCCGTGGAGCCTGAAGAAATGATGGCATTTATACGTGAAAATCAAGGCAAAAAAGAGTTCCCAGAGCCTACACCAATTCAGCGTTTCTTTGAGGAAGAGCCAACGGATGTTGCTGTAAAAGAACGCACATTGCACATGGATGTGCAAAAACCAAAGGTCTACATGGGCTTAAAAGCGAAAGACACGAATTTGTCTGGCCGAGAAATGTTAAAACATGAGCTATCCGTACAAATTGCATTAGAGCTTATTTTTGGGCGAACTTCAAGCTTTTATGAACGCGTTTATGATGAAGGCTTGATTGATGAATCCTATGCGTTTGACTTTACGTTAGAAAAAGGTTTTGGCTTTGCGTTGATTGGCTCTGATTCTACAGAACCTGATGCATTAGCAAAAGCCATTAAAGCTGAATTAGAAAAATACGAAAAAGGTGCGCAATTTGCCAGTGCAGATTTAGAACGCATCAAGCGTAAAAAAATCGGCTTTTTCTTACGTGCATTAAATTCAATCGAATTTATCGCGAATCAATTTACACGTTATTCTTTTAATGATATGAATTTATTCGACGTTGTCCCTGTCTTAGAAGAATTAACAATTGAAGATTTAACTAAAGCGTTTGCTTCTATCCAAGGTGAATCTCAACAAACTGTATTCAAAGTGTTACCAACAGAAAAGGGCGCATAA
- a CDS encoding ABC transporter permease — translation MSFLEMLYFIIPSAILYATPLIFTAIGGVFSERSGVVNIGLEGLMIVGAFVGIFVNLEYASQLGSATVWVAMLAAVVIGGIFSLLHAVAAISFRADQTVSGVAINLLGLAVTVFLVKMIYDKGQTDMIEQPIRRFAVPYLEDIPFFGPLLFHNVYSTSILAFAVAIGAWFIIYKTPFGLRLRAVGEHPMAADTMGVKVNKMRYIAVVISGALGGLGGAVYAQTITGNFSHATIAGQGFMALAAMIFGKWHPIGALGAALFFGLAQTLSIAGNQIPYVQDIPAVYLQILPYVLTIFALAGFIGKANAPKASGQPYIKGKR, via the coding sequence ATGAGCTTTTTAGAAATGTTATATTTCATCATCCCTTCTGCAATCCTTTATGCGACACCATTAATTTTCACTGCAATCGGTGGTGTATTCTCTGAACGTTCAGGTGTTGTTAACATCGGGCTAGAAGGTTTAATGATTGTCGGCGCATTTGTTGGTATTTTTGTCAATTTAGAGTATGCATCACAATTAGGTTCCGCAACAGTATGGGTGGCAATGCTTGCAGCAGTGGTTATCGGAGGAATTTTCTCCTTGCTACATGCTGTCGCAGCGATTTCATTCCGTGCCGATCAAACGGTTTCTGGGGTAGCTATTAACTTACTTGGTTTAGCGGTTACAGTATTCTTAGTGAAAATGATTTATGATAAAGGTCAGACAGATATGATTGAACAACCAATTCGTCGTTTTGCTGTTCCTTACTTAGAGGATATTCCGTTCTTTGGACCATTATTATTCCATAACGTATATAGCACTTCGATTTTAGCCTTTGCTGTGGCAATTGGTGCTTGGTTCATCATTTATAAAACACCATTTGGTTTACGTTTACGTGCAGTAGGAGAACACCCAATGGCAGCTGATACAATGGGTGTAAAAGTTAATAAAATGCGCTATATTGCTGTTGTTATTTCAGGTGCACTTGGTGGTCTGGGTGGTGCGGTTTATGCACAAACAATTACAGGGAATTTCTCACATGCAACGATTGCTGGGCAAGGGTTCATGGCACTTGCGGCGATGATTTTTGGTAAATGGCATCCAATCGGAGCGCTTGGGGCAGCGTTATTCTTTGGTTTAGCCCAAACATTAAGTATTGCAGGGAATCAAATTCCGTATGTGCAAGATATTCCAGCAGTATATCTACAAATTTTACCTTATGTATTAACGATTTTTGCGTTAGCCGGATTTATTGGGAAAGCAAATGCACCAAAAGCAAGTGGTCAACCTTACATTAAAGGCAAACGATAA
- a CDS encoding ABC transporter ATP-binding protein has translation MEYVIEMLGIRKEFGGFVANNNITLQLKKGEIHALLGENGAGKSTLMNVLFGLYQPEGGEIRVRGKAVKITNPNVANDLGIGMVHQHFMLVENFTVTENIILGSEPTKMGVVNIKDAAKKVQALSEKYGLDVDPNAKIEDITVGMQQRVEILKTLYRGAEILIFDEPTASLTPQEITELIQIMRRLIAEGKSIILITHKLKEIMDVSDRVTIIRKGEGIGTVVTAETNPDQLAELMVGRQVEFKTEKIDANPTEEVLTIEKLVVTDYRNIDKVKGLNLNVRKGEIVGIAGIDGNGQSELIEAITGLRKVKSGTVKLNGKDVTNMKPRKITEQGVGHIPQDRHKHGLVLDFPIGHNIALQTYYQPPIAKGFVMDYKKVSEKAKQVIQEYDVRTGNGEMTPARALSGGNQQKAIIGREIDRDPDLLIAALPTRGLDVGAIEFIHSRLIEQRDKGKAVLLISFELDEVMNVSDRIAVIYDGQIVDELNPKETTEQELGLLMAGQSKKNSTNIAKEGND, from the coding sequence TTGGAATACGTGATTGAGATGCTTGGAATCCGCAAAGAGTTTGGTGGATTCGTAGCAAATAATAACATCACCCTCCAACTAAAAAAAGGCGAGATTCATGCACTGCTAGGAGAAAATGGTGCAGGTAAATCGACTTTAATGAACGTCCTTTTCGGTCTGTATCAGCCAGAGGGTGGAGAAATTCGTGTTCGTGGGAAGGCTGTTAAAATTACAAACCCGAATGTTGCCAATGATTTGGGGATTGGCATGGTGCATCAACACTTTATGTTGGTGGAAAACTTTACAGTAACAGAAAACATTATTTTAGGTTCTGAACCTACAAAAATGGGTGTAGTCAATATTAAAGATGCAGCGAAAAAGGTGCAAGCGCTTTCTGAGAAGTATGGGCTCGATGTAGATCCAAATGCAAAAATCGAAGACATCACTGTAGGAATGCAGCAACGTGTTGAGATTTTAAAAACGCTATATCGTGGCGCAGAAATTTTAATTTTCGATGAACCGACTGCTTCTTTAACGCCACAAGAAATTACAGAGCTTATTCAAATTATGCGCCGATTAATCGCTGAAGGTAAATCGATTATTTTAATTACACATAAGCTGAAAGAAATTATGGATGTATCTGATCGAGTGACAATTATTCGTAAAGGGGAAGGGATTGGTACAGTTGTAACGGCTGAAACAAACCCTGACCAATTAGCAGAATTAATGGTTGGTCGTCAGGTTGAGTTTAAAACAGAAAAAATAGATGCTAATCCAACCGAGGAAGTACTAACGATTGAGAAGTTAGTCGTAACAGACTACCGTAATATCGATAAAGTAAAAGGTCTTAACCTTAATGTTCGCAAAGGTGAAATTGTCGGGATTGCTGGTATTGATGGTAATGGTCAATCAGAGTTAATCGAGGCAATTACGGGTTTACGTAAAGTGAAAAGCGGTACGGTAAAGCTTAACGGCAAAGATGTAACGAACATGAAACCACGTAAAATTACTGAACAAGGTGTAGGGCATATTCCACAAGACCGTCATAAGCATGGACTAGTGTTAGATTTCCCAATCGGTCACAATATTGCACTCCAAACATATTATCAACCACCGATTGCTAAAGGCTTTGTAATGGATTATAAAAAGGTATCGGAAAAAGCGAAACAAGTTATTCAAGAATATGATGTGCGTACAGGGAATGGCGAGATGACGCCTGCACGAGCTCTTTCGGGTGGTAACCAGCAAAAAGCGATTATTGGTCGTGAAATTGACCGAGATCCAGATCTACTGATTGCAGCACTTCCGACACGTGGGCTAGACGTAGGGGCAATTGAATTTATTCACTCTCGACTAATCGAGCAGCGTGATAAAGGGAAAGCCGTATTATTAATTTCATTTGAATTAGATGAAGTAATGAATGTTTCAGACCGAATCGCTGTTATTTATGACGGTCAAATTGTGGATGAGTTAAATCCAAAAGAAACAACAGAGCAAGAGCTTGGTCTATTAATGGCGGGACAAAGTAAAAAAAATAGCACAAATATAGCGAAGGAGGGGAACGACTAA